One Mycolicibacterium sp. TUM20985 genomic window, ACGACGACGCGTGAACGCCGTGGTTCAGGGCGTGCCCTGCAACCCCGAATCGCGAATGGCCTCGGCCAGCGGTTCCAGCACGGCGGGGTCGTACGGCGGCGGCAGGTAGATGATCGCCAGGTCCAGTCCCTCCGCGCCGAGCGCGACGCAGTCTTCGACGAGCTTGCGGTAGTCGCGGTCCTCGCCGAGTCGGACGTGGGCCGAGAGGGTGATCTCCTTGGGATCGCGGCCGATGTCCTTGCAGCGGGCCGCCAGCACGTCGCGCTTCTGCGCGAACTCCGCAGGCGTGCCGCCGACGAAGTTCCAATGATCGGCGTACTTGGCGGTGAGGGGCAGCGTCCGCTTCTCGCCGCTGCCGCCGATGCAGATCGGCGGGTGCGGCTGCTGCGGGCCCTTTGGTTCGTTGCGGGCGTCCTTGAGCTGGTAGTACTTGCCGTCGAAGGTCGTCGACTCCTTGGTGAGCAGGCTGGTCAACACTTCGCAGGCCTCCTCGAAGCGGTCGAAACGCTCCCTGATGGTGCCCAGCTCGATGCCGTAGGCCCCGGACTCCTCCTCGTTCCAGCCGGCGCCGATGCCGAGTTCGAGGCGGCCGTTCGAGACGACGTCGAGGGCTGATGCCATGTTGGCCAGGACGGCGGGATGGCGGTAGTGGATGCCGGTGACGAGCACGCCGACGCGCAGACGCTTGGTGGCCTGCGCCAGCGCGGTCAGCGTGATCCACCCCTCCAGGCATGGGCCCGAGGAGTCGGAGAAGATCGGATAGAAGTGGTCGAATGTCCAGCCGGACTCGTAGACGTCGATGTCGTCAGCGGTCTGCCAGATGGGCAGCATCTCCGACCAGGTGGTGTTCTGCGGGGAGGTCTTGAAGGCGAATCGCACTCTATTCAGCCTAGACCCGTCCGCTGGGGGTCGTCGATGAGTTCTTCCATCGACGCGGGTCGGTATGGGCATGATCGACATGACCTCTGCATGTGCCAGGACCGCGAACGTGCTGGCCGCCGTGACCGATGACCAACTCGACCGATCCACCCCGTGCTCGAAACTCGCACTGCGCGAGCTGATGGCTCACGTGGGTGGGCTCGGTGTGGCCTTCGCCGCGGCCGCCCGAAAGGAATTTGGCGAGCTCACCGACGGCCCACCCGGCGACGGCGGCTACCACCTGGAGGGCGGCTGGCGGGAGTCCTACCCGGCGAATCTGGCCGGCCTCGCCGAGGCGTGGCGCGACCCCGGCGCGTGGGACGGGATGACCCGGGTCGGCGGCGTGGATCTGCCCGGCGAGGTCTGCGGAATGGTCGGGCTCACCGAGGTCGTCGTGCACGGGTGGGACGTCGCGGTCGCGACCGGGCAGAATCACGAGTTCGACGACGACGTGGCCGAGGCAGTACTCGCGCATCTCGCCGGGTTCGCGGCCGACGGTCCGGTCGAGGGGCTCTTCAAGGCACCCGTCGAAATCAGTTCCGGTGCAACGACATTCGAGCGTGCACTGGCGCTGAGCGGACGTGACCCGGGCTGGCGCGCTTAGCTCGGCGCGACGAGTGACATCAATTCGGTTCCGTCATCGGATAATTGGACGAGCGTGGTGTTGATGCGCCAGACGTCCCGAAACGAGCCAATGGGCGATTCGATGGACCACAGCACGTCGCAGGTGGCGAGATCGATCGCCTTGGTGACTAGCCCGACGTTGGGATTGCCGGATTCGAAGAGGGCAGCCTTGCCGTCTGTGGCGAGGTATCCGCCGAGGTAGACCTTGCAGTCCTTGCCTCTCTGACCAGTGGTGAGATCGTACTGCTCCGTAACACTTCCGGCCACGGACGTCAAGAGTCGAGCGCCGACGAGAATGGCTACGTCTCCCGGTCCAAAGCGTGAAATTTCGGCGAGTAACTCCCCCCGATCGCTAAATACTGTTGACTGCGGCGAGGATTCGACGATTGGCACGTCTGCAGGCCCGGGCGACAAGAATCCCGAACCCTCCACTGCGCCAAGCCTTCGACCCGTTTCGTCGAAGAACTCCACTCCATCCGGGGTCGAACTACGTTCGTCTGCACTTACTTCTACCGCGAATCCTCCCGGATAGGTCGCTGCTGAAAACGTACGACGGCCAGGGGTTACGTCCGGTGTGATGACGGTGCCGTCGACGACGGAGAAGACTTCCGTTCGGTCTCCTCCGGCCTCCTGGGTAGCGAGTGTCTGCGGCGCAAGGCCGGTCTCGGAGAATCCGGGTTGCAGCGAGCCCTTACCTGGAACGAACCACGTTGTCTCAGCCTTCGCCCCGATTCCATAGATGCCTTGGCCCAGTGTTCCGGCGAGGGCGTAGAGGCCGACTTGTCGAACACCCAGTTTCCCGGGCGAGACTTGAAGGTCGCTAAGCCCCGTGTATGTCACGGTGCCGGTCACAGCGTCGATGATCCATGCGGTGCTGCTTTGCGCCACACCGTCGCGGACATTGCCACGAAGACATAGGAGCGCTGTCGGGCCGTTCAAGAAGCAATATGGTGCGGTCGGCCCCGCATCGAGAGGCACCGGGTCGAAGCTCCGTTGCCCCGCCACCGTATCGACACCAATCAACGACCATTGCCATCCGAGGGCGTTGGGGCTGGCGCCCATGAAGTAACCCCTGTCCTCGAGTGCGCCAACGAAGGCGTGAGACCAGTAAGGGTCATCAGCCGTAGTGATCCTGCTGCCGTCGGGTAAGCCAATCTCGCTCAATCGGAGAGTCCACCCGGGTACTGGCCGTGTCTGCATGGGGGACGTGAGACGACTTTCGGGCGGCGGCGTCCAATCAGGATGAACGGAGAGGACTTTGTCGCCACGTGTCCACCACGCCACCGATAGTGCTACTGCAACGACAGTGAGTGCGACGACGATCACAACGATCGGCCACCTACGCCGGCCGCGAGGCGGACTGAGTACTGGCTCGTAACTCAATCGAACTTCACCTTGCCTTTGTCTGATGCAGTCTCTCGACGAGTGCTGATTGCAGCTCGTCAGCCTAGGTCGCTGGTGTAATGCGCCGTGAACATGCGCGACCTTTCGTCGCGAACTGCCTCAGGTGATGGCAAGCGGAGCTCACGCTCAAGAAAGCTGCGCGTGGCCGCGGCATCGTGCCCCAGGCGCTGGAAGACTGTGCTCGCGAGTGCGTGTTGAGCGGCGAGCGCTTGCAACTGAGCGAGTTTCGCAAGCATTGCTATCTCGTCTGCAAGCTCTCGCTCCGTCATGCGGGTGACCGCTCGTTCCAGCTCGACTCTCACCGGCTGCCCGCTGATCAGGGCGGTGACGGCCACGGTTCCCGATGGATTCCTAGCCGTGAACAGGAGAGTCCGTACGTCGTCGTCCGACTCCTCGTCGGCGTGGCTCGCGACGCTCGGCTCCCAATTGCCTTCCGGCTGCTTCGCGAGATACCCAGTGCCGTCGTCTTCCCACGGCATGTCCGATTCATGTGCCATTGCGTCTCACGATCTTCTCGAGCACACCAATCAGGCTTTGATGGCCCCGCCGAGGCTTCGGCCGGCCCGATAGTCAGCGTCGTTGTAGTTGGTCGCCGCTGTCGTGAGCTGTTCAGCCATCCGGGCCGACTTCTCGTGCAGACTCTGCCCGGCGGACTTGCGCGCAGCCTCAGCGGCGGAGAGCGCAATATTCGTAACCTGGCACACCAATCCGTGTGTGCGAGACACTGTTTCAGCCACATTACCCGTCGATCTATTGGCGCCGATGAATAGATCCGAGGCGTGACGTTGGTTGTCCGACAGCCGTGCAACGTGGTCCGTAACAATCTTGAGGTTCTGCTCTGCGGAAGTCATCAGTCCCCTTCGCGTCGTAGTCTTCGACCGACTGACCGTTCTGTGTGGAAAGTCATGACGGCGGTGACTGAGAATGCCCGAGAGGTTCTGCCGGCGGACCGTATTCGATCGGCGCCTCGGGTGAGGGGGATGTGTAGTCCGCCCCCGGTTGAACCCTGCCTGGGAGGTCGTTCTGGTCATCCCTCGGATCGATGAATGGAGCATCTTGGCCTACATCGCGGGGTGCGTCGCTCAATGCGGCTTCTATGATCTCGTTGTACATACCGACGCACTGGCGGATCCTTAGCGCGTTTTCGAGCGAGTTCTGCGCAAGGATTGCCATGGTGGAGTTCGTCGTGGCCAATGCCGCTGCGGCCGCGGCCGCGTCGGCGGCCAACTTCGCGGCGTTCGCACCAGGAACGAAGTTGACGATTGCAGTTGCCAGGCCGTAGTCGTACAAGTACTGCGAGGTTTCGTCCAGGGTCCGGCGGGAACGACTGACCTGGTCGGCCTCGACCGACAGCACTTCGGCAATTGCGGTGTCCGCAACCTGCGCATTGGACGTCAGACGTCGATGAGAGTCATTCGCCTCCTTGTACGCGCGACTGGCGGCACCGTCCCAACGGTCGTCGTGAGGCTCAGCATCAATCAGTACCTCAACGCATTCGGCTAGACGCGTCGCGGACGATCGATATCCATCACCGTCCTCTGGCTCGCCAGAGCCCGTGAGCTTCTTCTCCCCTTCGATCACCAACTGCGCCGCGGACAGGATCGGTGAATCAGCCAGCTTGCCGACGGTGCCGGCATAACGTGACGAGACTCTTCCAAGGCTCACGCCGAGATCGCCGACGCCATTGAGAACGTCACCCACGTCGCCGATCAATTTCCGACCGTCCGTTGCGGCTCCGTGAACGTCGCCGGTCAACACATTCCCGAGGAAGCTCGGTACGTCCTCGATGCCGCTACGGACTCCGTCGACGAGATTGAAGAAGTCTTCGCCTAGCCCCACGCGCGCTCCCTTCCGCTGATCGAGCCTAGCAACGCATCACGGCTCCCGATGGCACCAATTACGCGTCGACCTGGATGTTGGGAGCACGCGTGCAACAGGCACACTGGAGCAATGGACCCAGTGACAGCGCTGCGCCAGATTGCCTATTACAAGGACCGGGCCCGCGAGGACTCGCGCCGGGTGATGGCCTACCGCAACGCGGCCGACGTCGTCGAACGGCTGGACGACGCGGCCCGCGAGAAGCACGGCAAGGCCAACAGCTGGCAGACGCTGCCCGGCGTCGGCCCCAAGACCGCGAAGGTGATCGCGCAGGCCTGGTCCGGTCGCGAGCCCGACGCTCTGGTCGAACTACGTTCGGCAGCAAAGGATCTCGGCGGTGGCGAGATCCGAGCTTCGCTCAAGGGCGACCTGCACCTGCACTCCAACTGGTCCGACGGCTCTGCGCCGATCTCGGAGATGATGGCCGCCGCCAAGTCCTTGGGTCACGAGTACTGCGCCTTGACCGACCACTCGCCGCGCCTGACCGTGGCCAACGGCCTGTCCCCGGACCGCCTGCGCGAGCAGCTCGACATCATCGACGAACTGCGAGAGACGTTCGCGCCCATGAGAATTCTGACCGGCATCGAGGTCGACATCCTCGATGACGGCAGCCTGGACCAGGAGGACGACCTGCTCCAGCGGCTGGACATCGTCGTGGCCAGCGTGCACTCCAAGCTCAAGATGGAGTCCGTGGCAATGACGCGTCGCATGGTGCGCGCGGTGTCGGGTGGTCAGGCCGACGTGCTGGGCCACTGCACCGGCAGGCTCGTCGAGGGCGGCCGTGGCATCCGGGCGGAATCCGCGTTCGACGCCGAGGCCGTGTTCACCGCCTGCCGCGATCACGGCACGGCCGTGGAGATCAATTCTCGGCCGGAGCGTCGGGATCCACCGACGCGGCTGCTGACGATGGCCCTGGAGATCGGCTGCGACTTCTCCATCGACACCGACGCCCACGCGCCGGGGCAACTGGACTTCCTCGGCTACGGCGCTCAGCGGGCCCTCGACCACGGCGTCCCCGTCGAGCGGATCGTCAACACCTGGCCCGTGGAGAAGCTGCTCGGCTGGACGCAGGCCGGGTAGGGGCTACTCCGGAAGCATCGGCATCTCC contains:
- a CDS encoding TIGR03086 family metal-binding protein: MIDMTSACARTANVLAAVTDDQLDRSTPCSKLALRELMAHVGGLGVAFAAAARKEFGELTDGPPGDGGYHLEGGWRESYPANLAGLAEAWRDPGAWDGMTRVGGVDLPGEVCGMVGLTEVVVHGWDVAVATGQNHEFDDDVAEAVLAHLAGFAADGPVEGLFKAPVEISSGATTFERALALSGRDPGWRA
- a CDS encoding EspA/EspE family type VII secretion system effector, giving the protein MGLGEDFFNLVDGVRSGIEDVPSFLGNVLTGDVHGAATDGRKLIGDVGDVLNGVGDLGVSLGRVSSRYAGTVGKLADSPILSAAQLVIEGEKKLTGSGEPEDGDGYRSSATRLAECVEVLIDAEPHDDRWDGAASRAYKEANDSHRRLTSNAQVADTAIAEVLSVEADQVSRSRRTLDETSQYLYDYGLATAIVNFVPGANAAKLAADAAAAAAALATTNSTMAILAQNSLENALRIRQCVGMYNEIIEAALSDAPRDVGQDAPFIDPRDDQNDLPGRVQPGADYTSPSPEAPIEYGPPAEPLGHSQSPPS
- a CDS encoding YbaB/EbfC family DNA-binding protein encodes the protein MAHESDMPWEDDGTGYLAKQPEGNWEPSVASHADEESDDDVRTLLFTARNPSGTVAVTALISGQPVRVELERAVTRMTERELADEIAMLAKLAQLQALAAQHALASTVFQRLGHDAAATRSFLERELRLPSPEAVRDERSRMFTAHYTSDLG
- a CDS encoding PHP domain-containing protein — protein: MDPVTALRQIAYYKDRAREDSRRVMAYRNAADVVERLDDAAREKHGKANSWQTLPGVGPKTAKVIAQAWSGREPDALVELRSAAKDLGGGEIRASLKGDLHLHSNWSDGSAPISEMMAAAKSLGHEYCALTDHSPRLTVANGLSPDRLREQLDIIDELRETFAPMRILTGIEVDILDDGSLDQEDDLLQRLDIVVASVHSKLKMESVAMTRRMVRAVSGGQADVLGHCTGRLVEGGRGIRAESAFDAEAVFTACRDHGTAVEINSRPERRDPPTRLLTMALEIGCDFSIDTDAHAPGQLDFLGYGAQRALDHGVPVERIVNTWPVEKLLGWTQAG
- a CDS encoding TIGR03560 family F420-dependent LLM class oxidoreductase, translating into MRFAFKTSPQNTTWSEMLPIWQTADDIDVYESGWTFDHFYPIFSDSSGPCLEGWITLTALAQATKRLRVGVLVTGIHYRHPAVLANMASALDVVSNGRLELGIGAGWNEEESGAYGIELGTIRERFDRFEEACEVLTSLLTKESTTFDGKYYQLKDARNEPKGPQQPHPPICIGGSGEKRTLPLTAKYADHWNFVGGTPAEFAQKRDVLAARCKDIGRDPKEITLSAHVRLGEDRDYRKLVEDCVALGAEGLDLAIIYLPPPYDPAVLEPLAEAIRDSGLQGTP
- a CDS encoding ESX-1 secretion-associated protein, whose translation is MTSAEQNLKIVTDHVARLSDNQRHASDLFIGANRSTGNVAETVSRTHGLVCQVTNIALSAAEAARKSAGQSLHEKSARMAEQLTTAATNYNDADYRAGRSLGGAIKA